The Bacteroidota bacterium genome includes a window with the following:
- a CDS encoding succinate dehydrogenase cytochrome b subunit, protein MNNFLTSSIGKKTVMSLSGLFLIVFLVEHIYGNVLLYFGDGGKAFNDYSHDAVRNILIRIIEVVLFFAIVVHVAQAILLTRENTNARPVKYAVNGVNKTSSWISRNMGITGSVIFFFLVVHLWQFFVPYRITDTVGHNENQLTLAQSVAVAFGNPLYAVLYFVSVVILAFHLSHGFKSAFQSLGLNNKKYTSVWDMAATGVALVFGIGFASFPILFYGAKLLHKDLLNWNM, encoded by the coding sequence ATGAATAATTTTCTCACTTCTTCCATTGGAAAAAAAACAGTGATGTCCCTCAGCGGACTTTTCCTCATTGTATTTCTGGTGGAACATATTTACGGAAATGTTCTGCTTTATTTCGGTGATGGAGGCAAAGCATTCAATGATTATTCGCACGATGCTGTGCGCAACATTCTCATCCGCATCATTGAGGTGGTGTTGTTCTTTGCCATCGTCGTGCACGTAGCGCAGGCGATCCTGCTCACGCGCGAGAATACAAATGCGCGTCCGGTGAAATACGCGGTGAATGGTGTGAACAAAACTTCTTCGTGGATCTCGCGCAATATGGGAATTACAGGAAGTGTTATTTTCTTTTTCCTCGTCGTTCATCTCTGGCAGTTTTTCGTTCCTTATCGCATAACAGATACTGTGGGCCATAATGAAAACCAACTCACACTTGCTCAATCGGTAGCTGTGGCATTCGGAAATCCGCTGTACGCTGTATTGTATTTTGTTTCCGTGGTCATTCTCGCTTTCCATCTCAGTCACGGATTCAAATCGGCGTTTCAATCGCTCGGGCTCAACAATAAAAAATACACTTCGGTGTGGGATATGGCAGCAACCGGCGTCGCACTCGTGTTCGGCATTGGCTTCGCATCATTCCCCATCCTGTTCTACGGCGCAAAACTTCTGCACAAGGATCTGCTCAACTGGAACATGTAA
- a CDS encoding T9SS type A sorting domain-containing protein: MKKNLLVIILVVLSLNSYSQWTNLSSGIAGNVKAVAYYNSQIYAGGSFVNDGSFSLTLNNISIWTGAAWTAMGTGMNSDVNAMVVFNGNLYVAGAFTTADGTPANYIAKWNGSSWSALGTGLNGTAYALAVFNSNLYVGGEFTTAGGNAATNIAMWNGSTWSALSSGCNDRVLTLASYSGSLYAGGRFTSPGSYMAKWSGSAWSSVGTGASYWVYSMTPHLTDLLIGGNFATPNNGITLWNGSAFSAIGSWGGGTVYATGSYNSTAYMGGDFISGDCVDSYNGSFWSDVGTNPPYPSTRVYDLTTINGALYAGGDYQSGNLYAIAKWTTPAGIDDPSGNFTNMAVYPNPFNGTFTLSANILQQKDLHVSVTDMLGQEVYSEDIAQCFGNFRKDFDFGSITPGIYYVSVSAAGTSPVVCKVEKQ; the protein is encoded by the coding sequence ATGAAAAAAAATCTACTCGTAATTATTCTGGTTGTTTTGTCGCTGAACAGTTACAGCCAATGGACGAATCTCTCTTCCGGAATTGCAGGAAATGTAAAAGCAGTCGCTTATTACAATTCGCAAATTTATGCCGGTGGTTCGTTTGTGAATGACGGATCGTTTTCTCTCACGCTGAATAATATTTCTATCTGGACAGGCGCTGCATGGACGGCGATGGGAACCGGAATGAACAGTGACGTAAATGCGATGGTGGTGTTCAATGGAAATCTTTATGTAGCCGGAGCATTCACCACTGCAGATGGAACTCCTGCAAATTATATTGCAAAATGGAATGGCTCTTCATGGTCGGCGCTCGGCACCGGGCTCAATGGAACCGCGTATGCACTCGCCGTATTCAACAGCAACCTTTATGTCGGAGGAGAATTCACAACTGCCGGAGGAAATGCTGCAACTAATATTGCGATGTGGAATGGATCAACTTGGTCGGCGCTTTCTTCCGGATGCAACGATCGTGTTCTCACACTCGCAAGTTATTCCGGTTCTCTTTATGCCGGTGGGCGATTTACATCGCCCGGAAGTTACATGGCGAAATGGAGCGGCAGTGCATGGTCTTCTGTAGGAACCGGCGCAAGCTACTGGGTGTACAGCATGACTCCGCATCTTACCGATCTTCTCATTGGTGGAAATTTTGCAACACCGAATAACGGGATCACATTGTGGAATGGAAGTGCTTTCAGCGCAATAGGTTCATGGGGCGGCGGAACAGTTTATGCAACGGGATCTTATAATTCCACCGCTTACATGGGTGGCGATTTTATAAGTGGTGATTGTGTTGATTCCTACAATGGAAGTTTCTGGAGTGATGTGGGAACAAATCCTCCGTACCCGAGCACGCGCGTGTATGATCTCACAACGATCAATGGTGCGTTGTATGCGGGTGGCGATTATCAATCCGGAAATTTATATGCGATCGCAAAATGGACCACCCCTGCGGGCATTGATGATCCATCGGGAAATTTCACGAACATGGCGGTGTATCCGAATCCATTCAATGGAACATTTACTTTGTCGGCAAATATTCTTCAGCAAAAAGATCTTCACGTTAGTGTAACAGATATGCTCGGACAGGAAGTTTATTCGGAAGATATTGCACAATGTTTCGGCAACTTCAGAAAAGATTTTGATTTCGGCAGCATTACTCCCGGCATCTATTATGTTTCTGTTTCGGCAGCGGGAACTTCTCCCGTGGTCTGTAAAGTGGAAAAACAATAG
- a CDS encoding aminopeptidase P N-terminal domain-containing protein produces MRYAPINFSLFIENRHRFAKQMQPSSIAFFNSNDVMPTSADGTMKFRQHADIFYLSGIDQEETILVLFPDCPDEEHREILFVRETNDHIAVWEGEKLSKEQATKISGIKKVYWTHQFKQVITGIIFEAKNIYVNTNEHVRANVEVETRDARFFKWCREIYPAHTYVRSAPILHELRALKSHMEVELIQKACDLTEKGLRRLLNFVKPGVWEYEIEAELGHEFVKAGSGFAGYEPIIASGKNSCVLHYNINNKQCKDGDVLLMDFAAGYANYQSDLTRTIPVNGKFTKRQKNVYNAVLRVMRFAMTKLVVGNTIQEYHKQVGAAMEEELLKLRLISKSDIKKQDPAWPAYKKYFMHGTSHYLGLDVHDVGSRYRKFAAGMVFTCEPGIYIPAEGIGVRIENDILITKKGNQDLMKNIPIEADEIEALMKK; encoded by the coding sequence ATGCGCTACGCTCCCATCAACTTTTCTCTTTTCATTGAGAACCGTCATCGTTTTGCAAAACAGATGCAACCTTCTTCCATCGCATTTTTCAATTCGAATGATGTGATGCCCACGAGCGCCGACGGCACCATGAAATTCCGCCAGCATGCTGATATTTTTTACCTGAGCGGAATTGACCAGGAAGAAACCATTCTTGTTTTATTTCCCGATTGCCCCGATGAAGAACATCGCGAAATATTATTTGTGCGCGAAACGAATGATCACATTGCCGTATGGGAAGGAGAAAAACTTTCGAAAGAACAGGCAACAAAGATTTCAGGAATAAAAAAAGTGTACTGGACCCACCAGTTCAAACAGGTGATCACCGGAATTATTTTCGAAGCGAAAAATATTTATGTGAATACAAATGAACATGTGCGTGCGAATGTGGAAGTGGAAACGCGTGATGCCCGTTTTTTCAAATGGTGCCGGGAAATTTATCCCGCGCACACGTATGTTCGCAGCGCACCCATCCTGCACGAACTGCGCGCGCTCAAGTCGCACATGGAAGTGGAACTCATCCAGAAAGCATGTGATCTTACTGAAAAAGGGTTGCGCCGTTTATTGAATTTTGTGAAACCCGGTGTGTGGGAATATGAAATAGAAGCGGAACTCGGCCATGAATTTGTAAAAGCAGGATCGGGTTTCGCCGGATATGAACCGATCATTGCTTCAGGAAAAAATTCCTGTGTACTGCATTACAACATCAACAACAAACAATGTAAAGACGGCGATGTGCTGCTGATGGATTTCGCTGCCGGTTATGCCAATTACCAGAGTGATCTCACGCGCACTATTCCTGTGAATGGAAAATTCACGAAGCGCCAGAAAAATGTTTACAATGCGGTGCTGCGGGTGATGCGTTTCGCGATGACAAAATTAGTAGTTGGAAATACGATCCAGGAATATCACAAACAGGTTGGCGCGGCGATGGAAGAAGAATTGCTCAAGCTGCGCCTCATTTCAAAATCAGATATTAAAAAACAGGATCCCGCATGGCCGGCTTACAAAAAATATTTCATGCACGGCACTTCGCATTACCTCGGGCTCGATGTGCATGATGTGGGAAGCCGCTACAGAAAATTCGCAGCGGGAATGGTTTTCACCTGCGAGCCGGGAATTTATATTCCGGCAGAAGGAATAGGCGTGAGGATTGAAAATGATATTCTCATCACGAAAAAAGGAAACCAGGATCTCATGAAAAATATTCCGATAGAGGCGGATGAGATCGAGGCGTTGATGAAAAAATGA
- a CDS encoding alpha/beta hydrolase: protein MISRGAKIRYADVGKGRAIVLVHGFLESLDIFFINDFANELAKKFRVIVIDLPGHGKSEVMGYVQKMERMADVVKDVMNELGLRRYVLVGHSMGGYVSMAFAEKYPEQLSGLCLFHSTPRGDSDEKKQDRDRAIKIVKRDPLKYTNQLVMNLFAVANQKYMKKEINAARRIASRTKKQSIVACLEGMKARKNRENIFRDAEFPLMIIAGTRDPVIPIDSLKEISKLPHDCRFVALERTGHMGFLEAKNITAKKIIAFAGYCFRKK, encoded by the coding sequence ATGATCTCCCGCGGTGCAAAGATCCGCTATGCCGATGTTGGCAAAGGGAGAGCGATCGTTCTTGTTCATGGTTTTCTCGAATCGCTCGATATTTTTTTTATCAATGATTTTGCAAATGAGCTGGCGAAAAAATTCCGTGTGATAGTTATCGATCTTCCCGGGCACGGAAAATCGGAAGTGATGGGATACGTGCAGAAAATGGAACGCATGGCTGATGTGGTGAAAGATGTGATGAATGAACTCGGCTTGCGGCGTTATGTTCTCGTTGGCCATTCTATGGGCGGATATGTTTCGATGGCATTCGCAGAAAAATATCCGGAGCAACTGAGCGGGCTTTGTCTTTTTCATTCCACGCCCCGCGGCGACAGTGATGAAAAAAAACAAGATCGCGACCGTGCCATAAAAATTGTAAAGCGTGATCCGTTGAAATACACGAATCAACTCGTGATGAATTTATTTGCTGTTGCGAATCAGAAATACATGAAGAAGGAAATAAATGCGGCGAGGAGAATTGCATCGCGAACAAAAAAACAATCGATCGTTGCCTGCCTCGAAGGAATGAAAGCAAGAAAGAACAGGGAAAATATTTTCCGCGATGCAGAATTTCCATTGATGATCATTGCCGGAACGCGGGATCCTGTTATTCCGATAGACTCGCTGAAAGAAATTTCCAAACTGCCGCACGATTGCCGCTTCGTTGCGCTCGAGCGCACGGGACACATGGGATTCCTGGAAGCAAAAAATATTACTGCGAAAAAAATAATCGCCTTTGCCGGTTATTGTTTCAGAAAAAAATAA
- a CDS encoding T9SS type A sorting domain-containing protein — protein MKKKLLSFCTLFCFVNFIHSQNWANARLDINGVSALVNSNGDLFWDYASAQYTVPKGGTANTIFAGALWIGGLDTSGQLHLAAQTYRQSGNDFYPGPVMNSVSYSAATDAQWNKVWKINKTAVDSFCTWWVNHSVYPGYTIPSSILNWPGNGNVALGEAAQLAPYVDGNNDGIYDPNFGDYPCIKGDQAVFMIFNDDRNAHGETGGQKMKIEVHAMAYSFIAPGSYLDSVVFLNYKIYNRSSNDYVKSYIGSWMDFDIGAYDDDYIGCDVTGNMFYGYNGDANDGTSAVPTTGTYGANPPAQGVVFLRGPLATPNDGIDNNRNGVTDEAGEVCMMNHFNYYNNDFSAIGNPVTAWDYFKYMDGFWKDSTHVTYGGNGYGGTTNCDFMFPYNSDPLGWGTNFVPEPTWDEGTVGNTPFDRRGMASSGPFDFYSGEELCVDFALVYARHDTSISWIPRSVTAISGYADSVAAFYQTTSPCTCVPNPLGIKNVSEENSIGVYPNPSNGNFTISWKPKTAAAKLEVYDVSGKVVLVQTINRSTTELNIENFSSGIYFLRIEDGATVAATKLIKE, from the coding sequence ATGAAAAAAAAATTACTTTCCTTCTGCACACTTTTCTGCTTTGTGAATTTTATTCATTCGCAGAATTGGGCCAACGCCCGTCTCGACATCAACGGCGTGAGCGCGCTGGTCAACTCCAACGGCGATCTCTTCTGGGATTATGCTTCCGCGCAATACACCGTTCCTAAAGGCGGAACGGCCAACACCATTTTTGCCGGCGCATTATGGATCGGCGGACTCGATACATCGGGACAGCTTCATCTCGCTGCGCAAACGTATCGCCAGAGTGGAAATGATTTTTATCCCGGGCCTGTTATGAATTCAGTTTCCTATTCTGCAGCAACTGATGCGCAATGGAACAAAGTTTGGAAGATCAATAAAACAGCGGTCGATTCTTTCTGCACGTGGTGGGTGAATCATTCTGTTTATCCCGGCTACACCATTCCTTCTTCAATTCTCAACTGGCCGGGCAATGGAAATGTTGCACTCGGTGAAGCGGCGCAACTCGCTCCTTATGTAGATGGGAACAACGATGGAATTTATGATCCTAATTTTGGAGATTATCCCTGTATAAAAGGAGACCAGGCCGTGTTCATGATTTTCAATGACGATCGCAATGCGCACGGAGAAACAGGCGGACAGAAAATGAAAATTGAAGTTCACGCGATGGCGTATTCATTTATTGCTCCGGGAAGTTATCTCGACAGCGTAGTTTTTCTCAATTATAAAATTTACAATCGCTCATCGAATGATTATGTGAAATCGTACATCGGAAGCTGGATGGATTTTGATATTGGTGCGTATGATGACGATTACATTGGTTGCGATGTAACAGGAAATATGTTTTACGGATACAATGGCGATGCGAATGATGGAACATCTGCAGTACCAACAACCGGAACTTACGGAGCAAATCCTCCTGCGCAGGGTGTGGTTTTTCTGCGCGGCCCATTGGCAACTCCCAACGATGGAATAGATAATAATCGCAATGGAGTAACAGATGAAGCGGGTGAAGTTTGCATGATGAATCATTTCAATTATTATAACAATGATTTTTCTGCAATAGGCAATCCGGTAACAGCGTGGGATTATTTCAAATACATGGATGGATTCTGGAAAGACAGCACGCATGTTACTTACGGCGGAAATGGTTATGGAGGAACAACAAATTGTGATTTCATGTTCCCTTATAATTCCGATCCGCTCGGATGGGGAACGAATTTTGTTCCAGAACCAACATGGGATGAGGGAACAGTTGGAAATACACCATTCGACAGGAGAGGAATGGCTTCATCCGGCCCATTCGATTTTTATTCAGGAGAAGAATTGTGTGTCGATTTTGCTTTAGTGTATGCCCGGCACGACACTTCCATTTCGTGGATTCCGCGAAGCGTTACAGCAATATCCGGGTATGCTGATTCTGTTGCGGCTTTTTATCAAACCACTTCTCCATGCACGTGCGTACCGAATCCACTCGGGATAAAAAATGTGAGCGAAGAAAATAGCATCGGTGTTTATCCTAATCCTTCGAATGGAAATTTCACGATCAGTTGGAAACCGAAAACTGCCGCTGCTAAATTGGAAGTGTATGATGTTTCCGGAAAAGTTGTACTCGTGCAGACCATCAATCGCAGCACCACAGAACTGAACATAGAAAATTTTTCTTCAGGAATTTATTTTTTGAGGATTGAAGACGGAGCAACTGTTGCAGCAACGAAGCTCATCAAAGAATAA